A segment of the Sandaracinaceae bacterium genome:
CCGACCACGGGCTCGGGGCCGGCGAGGCCGCGGTGGCCGACCAGGGTGGCGCCGAGATCGACGTCGCCGAAGATCGCGAAGCGATCCGAGGCCGCGAGCGCCGCGCGGACGGTCCCCACGAGGGCCAGGCTGGCTCCCTGACCACGCCGCGTGCTGCCTTCCGTCGGCCGCCCGGTGAGGGTGGCGTACCCGATGTCCAGGCGGACACCGGGGGACAGGGCCAACCAGGAGGCGACCTCCACCCGGACCGCGGCGAGCAGGCCCGCGGTGAGCACCCAGATCTCGGCCTGCCCGCTCGGGTGGTCCCCGGAGGCGAAGCCCACCCCGACGTCGAGCCCGAAGCGGAGCGGACGCGGCAGGTCGAACGCGGCCCCCACCCGCGCGCCGAGCGGCCAGGTGCCGGGCTCGGGGAAGCCGCGCGCCTCGAAGGCGAGCCAGAAGGCGCCGAGCCGCTCGGAGGCGGCCGTATCGCGCGCGGGACGCTCGCCGTCCGTGGGCCGCTCATCGGGCGCGGGCCGAGAGGGGAGCGGGACCACGAGGCTCCGGGTCGCGGGCGGCCGGGCCGCCGACGGCTCCCGAGGCTCGGGCGCCGCGGGTCGCTGCGTTCGACGCTCGCGCTCCGCGATGAGGTGCTGCAACCGTGCTTGCTCCGCCGCCGCCACCGCCATCGTGCGCGGGCGCATCTCCACGGCCAGCTCCGTCATGTCGACCGACTGGTGCACGCTGGGCCCGCCGTCCGCCGCGGCGACCACCACGAGCACCGTCTCGACGTCGCCGCACGCGGCGCGGAAACGCACCGTCAGCGGCGCGTCCGGGATGGGGTCGTCCGGCCCGAGGGCGAGCACGGTGACCTCGTCCACGCCGGCCAGGCCGAGCTCCAGCCCGAGCAGCCGCTCGAACCGCGGCCCTCCGAACGCGGGCTCGCAGCGGGGCACGAGGACCGTCGCCGCGCGCGGCTCCTCCTGCGCTCGCGCGTGCGCGCAAACGCTCAGGGCCGCTATCGCGAGCCAGGGGCCCAGCGCGTGACTTGTTCCGCCCAACGTCCTTCCGGGTGGCGGTGATGATACTCGTCCGCCGCCTCGCGCGCCTCCGCGGGGTGGCCAGCGCGCGCGAGCGCCTCGACGCGCATCGCCCGCGTGTCCTCGGCGAGCGAGGGGGGGAGCCCGAGCCGCAGGGCCCGCGCGAAGGCGTCGGCGGCCTCGCCGGGGCGATCGAGCCGCCGGAGCGAGAGCCGGCCGAGGGTGACCGCGGCCATCGAGGCCCGCGCGTCGCGGGGGTGCGCGTCGAGGAGCTGCCCGAGCCATCGCGCCGCCGCCTCGGGATCTCCGTCCGCCCGGGCCGCGTCGGCGCGATCCCAGAGCGTGTCCGCGGATGGCCGGCGCGGGATGGCGCGGCGGGGCGCGTGCGCCTCCGGCGTCGCCTCCACCGGCTCGTCCGGGGCTGAGTCCTCGGCGTGCTCCGCCGGCTCGTCCGACCTCTGCGCGACCGGATCCGGCTCGGCCAGCGCCTGCGCGGCCAGCGCCCGCGCGCCGACGGTGACCGACTGGCCCGCGGTGAGCCGCGCCACGCCGTCGGGCAGATCCCCGTGCCGCACGAGGACCACGCCCCGCTCGACCTCGACGTCGACCCGGGCGCCGTCGCGGCGGACGCTGAACACGGTCCCCACGACCTCCACCTGCGCGCCCGCCTCGATGACCCAGCGGCGGGGCCCGCCCGGCGTCACCTCGAAGCGCACGTGCCCCTGCGCGAGCCGGAGCGCCACCCGCTGGCCGGAGCTCTCGAGCACCTCGAGCGCGGCGTCGGCGCCGAGCTGCAGCCGTGAGCCGTCCGAGAGGGCGACCACCGGCCCCTCGACGCGGCCGGCCTCGCCGAAAGCGCCGCCGTCCGCAAGGGTCAGGGCCCCGGGCGCGCTCGGCCGCTGCGCGAGCACGAAGAGGGTGACGGCGGCCGCGGCGGCGAGGGCGCCGGCCAGCTTCCAGGGCGCGCGGCTGGGCGCGGGGGCGCGGCGCCGGGCCGCGATCGCGCGCCAGTTCGCGTTCAGGCGCGCCTCGTCGACCACGCCCTCGGTGAGCGCCCCCAGCGTCGAGGCGTCGTTCTCTCGGCTCACGTCGTCCATCCTCTCCCCGAGCGCGCGACGTCGATCGCGCTGTCGGCCGCGCTCAGGCGCCTCTTCATGGTCGCGGTGGAGCAGTCCAGGGCGTCCGCCGTCTCGCGGATCGACCAGCCCTCGACCCGGTGAAGCAGCCACACCATGCGCTGCTCCACCGGCAGCGTGGCCAGGATCCGGTCGAGCTCGGCGAGCTCCGCCCGCAGGTCGGGGCGGGTCCCGTCCACCGCCCGGGCGGCGAAGCCGGCGTCGTCCGCGCCCCGGTCGAGCTGCACCAGCGACAGCAGCTTGCGCCGCCGCAGGTGGCGGCGGACCTCGTTGAGCGCGATCCGGGAGATCCACGCGCGAAAGGCCCCGCCGTCGCGGAGCGAGGAGAGCCGGCCGAAGGCGATCACGAAGGTGTCCTGCACGATGTCGTCCGCGTCCGCGTGACGGCCCACGAGCCGCACGACCGCCGACGTCACCGCGAGCGCGTGTCGGCGATAGAGCGCCTCCTCGGCCCAGCGATCGCCGCCGACGGCGCGATCCACCAGGGTGTTGTCGTCGATACCGTCGGCCACCGAAGCGGGTCTCCCGCCCTCGCGAGGGACCAGCGCCAGGATCCTCGGGCGCTCGGGGTCGTTCACGCACACAGGATGCGCGCGGAGCGGCCAGATGGCTCATATTCACGAAAGTGAGCCACCTCGGTCGCCACCGACCCTCTCCCTGCGGCATGCGCTGGATCCTCCTCGCGACCGTCGCCAGCGCCGCGTTGGCAGGCGGCTGCGCGATCGACCACGCGCTGCTCCCGAGCGACGCGGGGCACGACGCCGGTCCGAACGCGGACACCGACGGCGACGGCATCCGCGACGAGGACGAGGGCGCCTTCGAGCAGCGCGACTCGGACGGCGACGGCACGCCCGACTACCGGGACCTGGACAGCGACGACGACGGCATCCCCGACGCGCGCGAGGCCGGCGACGCGAACCCGGCCACGCCCCCGCGCGACTCGGACCGTGACGGGGCACCGGACTTCATCGACCTGGACAGCGACGACAACGGGCTGCCCGACCACGTCGAAGGGGAGGGCGACTTCGACCTCGACGGCATCCCCAACTACGCAGACCTCGACGACGACGCGGACCTCGTGCCGGACCGGCTGGAGCTCGACGGGGTGCTCGACCCGCCGATCGACTCCGACGGAGACGGGCGGCCGAACTTCCGGGACCCCGACAGCGACAATGACCGCATCCTCGACGGCGACGAGTACGGCGCGGACACCGACCGCGACAGCCTCGACGACATCGAGGACCTCGACTCCGACGGGGACGGGATCCCGGACGCGCGCGAGGCGGGCGACGACGACGTCTTCTCGCCGCCCTTCGACACGGACGGCGACGGCATCCCGGACTTCCGTGACCTCGACAGCGACGCCGACGGGCTGAGCGACCGCGCCGAGGTGGAGGGCGGCACGAGCCCCACGCGGTCCGACACGGACGGCGACGGCGTCTCCGACCTCATCGAGCGCGCGGCCGGCACCGATCCCAACGACCCGCGCGTGAGCCCGCTGACCCGCGGCGACTTCGTGTTCGTGGTGGACTACCGCATGCCGCCGGACCCGCCGGTCGACACCCTCGAGTTCCGCACGAGCATCCAGTTCGCCGACATCTACTTCCTCTTCGACGTCACCTCGTCGATGAGCACGGAGCTGTCCACCCTGCGCGCCGCCACCACGTCGCTCCTCGAGAGCCTGACCTGCAGCGACACGGGCTTCGCGTGCCGGACGGACGGAGACTGCGCGGTGGGCCAGGTCTGCAGCCTGACCGGTCGCTGCACCGA
Coding sequences within it:
- a CDS encoding FecR domain-containing protein, with product MSRENDASTLGALTEGVVDEARLNANWRAIAARRRAPAPSRAPWKLAGALAAAAAVTLFVLAQRPSAPGALTLADGGAFGEAGRVEGPVVALSDGSRLQLGADAALEVLESSGQRVALRLAQGHVRFEVTPGGPRRWVIEAGAQVEVVGTVFSVRRDGARVDVEVERGVVLVRHGDLPDGVARLTAGQSVTVGARALAAQALAEPDPVAQRSDEPAEHAEDSAPDEPVEATPEAHAPRRAIPRRPSADTLWDRADAARADGDPEAAARWLGQLLDAHPRDARASMAAVTLGRLSLRRLDRPGEAADAFARALRLGLPPSLAEDTRAMRVEALARAGHPAEAREAADEYHHRHPEGRWAEQVTRWAPGSR
- a CDS encoding RNA polymerase sigma factor, which encodes MNDPERPRILALVPREGGRPASVADGIDDNTLVDRAVGGDRWAEEALYRRHALAVTSAVVRLVGRHADADDIVQDTFVIAFGRLSSLRDGGAFRAWISRIALNEVRRHLRRRKLLSLVQLDRGADDAGFAARAVDGTRPDLRAELAELDRILATLPVEQRMVWLLHRVEGWSIRETADALDCSTATMKRRLSAADSAIDVARSGRGWTT